From the Paramormyrops kingsleyae isolate MSU_618 chromosome 7, PKINGS_0.4, whole genome shotgun sequence genome, one window contains:
- the LOC111833225 gene encoding uncharacterized protein isoform X2 translates to MNQKPFQQGVSEVKKEEQEYLISEGGGSSSDTPHKTKGAELQDVTEEKLTGSLLLRSTDGSHSRRCKLSVKPPNPGMSESLQRGQQTVNMTGYRRGRNLRSTPKILYTEGEELRDDDYLYCEDCQSSFTEQCEVHGPPVFISDSSAVMGVPGRALLTLPPGLEVRSSSIPGAGQGVFNQGQTVPRGVHYGPYEGEVTDREQAIDSGYSWVVYKGKQCETYIDARRESHSNWMRYVNCARDEEEQNLVAFQHKGNILYRCCKPIAPRQELLVWYGEDYAKDQGITFDNWWSNKCSSEARRAVESYQGFPCSQCPFSFTVEVYLQRHIKRSHPEEYVRQLRAGSVNTTQNFSPSAGPSGAQPSRTTLGTLEEAGLDTPTAQQEFQTKRIDIKSSREIHQQTHTGQRPHQCSQCGKTFIRLGHLKIHQRIHTGERPYHCSQCGKSFSQSVNLKRHQRIHAGERPYKCSQCGKTFGHIGHLKRHQRIHTGERPYQCTQCEKSFSQLVNLKTHQRIHTGQRPYQCSQCGKSFTKLGTLKRHQRIHTGEKPYQCSQCGKSFSESATLKKHQRIHTGERPYKCSQCEKSFSQLVNLKTHQRIHTGERPYKCSQCGHSFSELGGLKTHQRIHTGERPYQCSQCGKSFSHLGDLKKHQRIHTEEKPYHCSQCGKKFMHLRPLKTHQLTHTGERPYLCSQCGKNFSRLENLKTHQQIHTGERPYLCSQCGKSFSHLANLKTHQRIHTGERPYLCSQCGMSFSRLANLKKHQRIHTGERPFQCSQCGNCFSVLGHLMRHQRIHIGESGVAQ, encoded by the exons ATGAACCAGAAACCTTTCCAGCAGGGTGTCAGTGAGGTCAAAAAAGAGGAGCAGGAATACCTGATATCTGAGGGTGGGGGATCTTCGAGCGACACCCCCCACAAG ACGAAGGGTGCAGAGTTGCAGGATGTGACTGAGGAGAAGCTGACTGGTTCTCTTCTGTTGAGAAGCACTGATGGGAGTCATAGTAGGAGATGCAAGCTGAGTGTGAAACCTCCAAACCCAG GTATGTCAGAGAGCCTGCAACGTGGGCAGCAGACTGTGAACATGACCGGCTACAGACGTGGTCGTAATCTGCGCAGCACACCGAAGATACTCTACACTGAGGGAGAGGAGCTCAGAGATGATGATTACCTCT ATTGTGAGGATTGCCAGTCCTCCTTCACTGAGCAGTGTGAGGTCCATGGTCCTCCTGTCTTCATCTCTGACTCTTCTGCAGTCATGGGGGTCCCCGGCAGGGCCCTCCTTACCCTACCCCCTGGTTTAGAGGTTCGGTCATCCAGCATCCCTGGGGCAGGCCAAGGGGTGTTTAACCAGGGGCAGACTGTACCCAGAGGAGTGCATTACGGTCCCTATGAAGGAGAAGTCACGGACAGAGAGCAGGCCATTGACAGCGGCTACTCCTGGGTG GTTTACAAGGGCAAACAGTGTGAGACATACATTGATGCCAGGAGAGAATCACACTCCAACTGGATGAG GTATGTGAACTGTGCCCGTGATGAGGAGGAGCAGAACCTGGTGGCCTTCCAGCACAAAGGGAACATCTTATATCGCTGCTGCAAGCCCATTGCCCCCAGGCAGGAGCTCCTGGTATGGTACGGGGAAGATTATGCCAAGGACCAGGGCATCACCTTTGACAACTGGTGGAGTAACAAGTGCTCTTCAGAAG CAAGGAGAGCGGTGGAATCCTACCAAGGATTCCCATGTTCTCAGTGTCCCTTCTCCTTCACAGTGGAGGTTTACCTGCAGAGACACATCAAAAGATCTCACCCTGAGGAGTATGTCAGACAGCTGAGGGCTGGATCTGTCAATACAACCCAGAATTTCTCACCTTCTGCTGGCCCCAGTGGGGCTCAGCCCAGTAGAACCACACTCGGTACCCTGGAAGAAGCAGGTTTAGACACTCCGACAGCTCAACAGGAATTCCAGACCAAAAGGATCGATATAAAGAGCAGTCGTGAAATACACCAGCAGACTCACACAGGGCAGAGGCCccaccagtgctcccagtgtgggaagaccTTCATTCGACTAGGACACCTAAAAATACACCAGCGGATTCATACAGGGGAAAGGCCCTACCactgctcccagtgtgggaagagcttcagtcagtCAGTAAACCTAAAGAGACACCAGCGGATTCATGCAGGAGAGCGACCCTACAAGTGCTCTCAGTGTGGGAAGACCTTTGGTCATATAGGACACCTAAAGAGACACCAGcgaattcacacaggggagaggccctaccagtgcacCCAGTGTGAGAAGAGTTTCAGTCAGTTGGTTAACCTAAAGACACACCAACGGATTCACACAGGgcagaggccctaccagtgctctcagtgtgggaagagcttcactAAATTAGGAACCCTAAAAAGACACCAACGGATTCATACGGGGGAAAaaccctaccagtgctcccagtgtgggaagagcttcagtgaGTCTGCAACCCTAAAGAAACATCaacggattcacacaggggagcgACCCTACAAGTGTTCCCAGTGtgagaagagcttcagtcaaTTAGTAAACCTAAAGACACACCAGCgcattcacacaggggagagaccCTACAAGTGCTCTCAGTGTGGGCACAGCTTCAGTGAATTAGGAGGCCTAAAGAcgcaccagcggattcacacaggggagaggccttaccagtgctcccagtgtgggaagagtttTAGTCATTTAGGAGACCtaaagaaacaccagaggaTTCACACAGAGGAAAAGCCCTACcattgctcccagtgtgggaagaaaTTCATGCATTTAAGACCCCTAAAGACACACCAGTTgactcacacaggggagaggccttacctgtgttcccagtgtgggaagaacTTCAGCCGACTAGAAAACCTAAAGACACaccagcagattcacacaggggagaggccttacctgtgctcccagtgtgggaagagcttcagtcactTAGCAAACCTAAAGACACACCAGCGCATTCACACTGGGGAGAGGCCTTAcctgtgctcccagtgtgggatgAGCTTCAGTCGATTAGCAAATCTAAAGaaacaccagcggattcacacaggggagaggcccttcCAGTGTTCCCAGTGTGGGAACTGCTTCAGTGTATTAGGACACCTAATGAGGCATCAGCGGATTCATATAGGGGAGAGTGGGGTCGCGCAGTAG
- the LOC111833225 gene encoding uncharacterized protein isoform X1, translating to MGFGHELLRRAEIDHFRSMNQKPFQQGVSEVKKEEQEYLISEGGGSSSDTPHKTKGAELQDVTEEKLTGSLLLRSTDGSHSRRCKLSVKPPNPGMSESLQRGQQTVNMTGYRRGRNLRSTPKILYTEGEELRDDDYLYCEDCQSSFTEQCEVHGPPVFISDSSAVMGVPGRALLTLPPGLEVRSSSIPGAGQGVFNQGQTVPRGVHYGPYEGEVTDREQAIDSGYSWVVYKGKQCETYIDARRESHSNWMRYVNCARDEEEQNLVAFQHKGNILYRCCKPIAPRQELLVWYGEDYAKDQGITFDNWWSNKCSSEARRAVESYQGFPCSQCPFSFTVEVYLQRHIKRSHPEEYVRQLRAGSVNTTQNFSPSAGPSGAQPSRTTLGTLEEAGLDTPTAQQEFQTKRIDIKSSREIHQQTHTGQRPHQCSQCGKTFIRLGHLKIHQRIHTGERPYHCSQCGKSFSQSVNLKRHQRIHAGERPYKCSQCGKTFGHIGHLKRHQRIHTGERPYQCTQCEKSFSQLVNLKTHQRIHTGQRPYQCSQCGKSFTKLGTLKRHQRIHTGEKPYQCSQCGKSFSESATLKKHQRIHTGERPYKCSQCEKSFSQLVNLKTHQRIHTGERPYKCSQCGHSFSELGGLKTHQRIHTGERPYQCSQCGKSFSHLGDLKKHQRIHTEEKPYHCSQCGKKFMHLRPLKTHQLTHTGERPYLCSQCGKNFSRLENLKTHQQIHTGERPYLCSQCGKSFSHLANLKTHQRIHTGERPYLCSQCGMSFSRLANLKKHQRIHTGERPFQCSQCGNCFSVLGHLMRHQRIHIGESGVAQ from the exons ATGGGCTTTGGGCATGAGCTCCTCAGACGAG CTGAAATAGACCATTTTCGCAGCATGAACCAGAAACCTTTCCAGCAGGGTGTCAGTGAGGTCAAAAAAGAGGAGCAGGAATACCTGATATCTGAGGGTGGGGGATCTTCGAGCGACACCCCCCACAAG ACGAAGGGTGCAGAGTTGCAGGATGTGACTGAGGAGAAGCTGACTGGTTCTCTTCTGTTGAGAAGCACTGATGGGAGTCATAGTAGGAGATGCAAGCTGAGTGTGAAACCTCCAAACCCAG GTATGTCAGAGAGCCTGCAACGTGGGCAGCAGACTGTGAACATGACCGGCTACAGACGTGGTCGTAATCTGCGCAGCACACCGAAGATACTCTACACTGAGGGAGAGGAGCTCAGAGATGATGATTACCTCT ATTGTGAGGATTGCCAGTCCTCCTTCACTGAGCAGTGTGAGGTCCATGGTCCTCCTGTCTTCATCTCTGACTCTTCTGCAGTCATGGGGGTCCCCGGCAGGGCCCTCCTTACCCTACCCCCTGGTTTAGAGGTTCGGTCATCCAGCATCCCTGGGGCAGGCCAAGGGGTGTTTAACCAGGGGCAGACTGTACCCAGAGGAGTGCATTACGGTCCCTATGAAGGAGAAGTCACGGACAGAGAGCAGGCCATTGACAGCGGCTACTCCTGGGTG GTTTACAAGGGCAAACAGTGTGAGACATACATTGATGCCAGGAGAGAATCACACTCCAACTGGATGAG GTATGTGAACTGTGCCCGTGATGAGGAGGAGCAGAACCTGGTGGCCTTCCAGCACAAAGGGAACATCTTATATCGCTGCTGCAAGCCCATTGCCCCCAGGCAGGAGCTCCTGGTATGGTACGGGGAAGATTATGCCAAGGACCAGGGCATCACCTTTGACAACTGGTGGAGTAACAAGTGCTCTTCAGAAG CAAGGAGAGCGGTGGAATCCTACCAAGGATTCCCATGTTCTCAGTGTCCCTTCTCCTTCACAGTGGAGGTTTACCTGCAGAGACACATCAAAAGATCTCACCCTGAGGAGTATGTCAGACAGCTGAGGGCTGGATCTGTCAATACAACCCAGAATTTCTCACCTTCTGCTGGCCCCAGTGGGGCTCAGCCCAGTAGAACCACACTCGGTACCCTGGAAGAAGCAGGTTTAGACACTCCGACAGCTCAACAGGAATTCCAGACCAAAAGGATCGATATAAAGAGCAGTCGTGAAATACACCAGCAGACTCACACAGGGCAGAGGCCccaccagtgctcccagtgtgggaagaccTTCATTCGACTAGGACACCTAAAAATACACCAGCGGATTCATACAGGGGAAAGGCCCTACCactgctcccagtgtgggaagagcttcagtcagtCAGTAAACCTAAAGAGACACCAGCGGATTCATGCAGGAGAGCGACCCTACAAGTGCTCTCAGTGTGGGAAGACCTTTGGTCATATAGGACACCTAAAGAGACACCAGcgaattcacacaggggagaggccctaccagtgcacCCAGTGTGAGAAGAGTTTCAGTCAGTTGGTTAACCTAAAGACACACCAACGGATTCACACAGGgcagaggccctaccagtgctctcagtgtgggaagagcttcactAAATTAGGAACCCTAAAAAGACACCAACGGATTCATACGGGGGAAAaaccctaccagtgctcccagtgtgggaagagcttcagtgaGTCTGCAACCCTAAAGAAACATCaacggattcacacaggggagcgACCCTACAAGTGTTCCCAGTGtgagaagagcttcagtcaaTTAGTAAACCTAAAGACACACCAGCgcattcacacaggggagagaccCTACAAGTGCTCTCAGTGTGGGCACAGCTTCAGTGAATTAGGAGGCCTAAAGAcgcaccagcggattcacacaggggagaggccttaccagtgctcccagtgtgggaagagtttTAGTCATTTAGGAGACCtaaagaaacaccagaggaTTCACACAGAGGAAAAGCCCTACcattgctcccagtgtgggaagaaaTTCATGCATTTAAGACCCCTAAAGACACACCAGTTgactcacacaggggagaggccttacctgtgttcccagtgtgggaagaacTTCAGCCGACTAGAAAACCTAAAGACACaccagcagattcacacaggggagaggccttacctgtgctcccagtgtgggaagagcttcagtcactTAGCAAACCTAAAGACACACCAGCGCATTCACACTGGGGAGAGGCCTTAcctgtgctcccagtgtgggatgAGCTTCAGTCGATTAGCAAATCTAAAGaaacaccagcggattcacacaggggagaggcccttcCAGTGTTCCCAGTGTGGGAACTGCTTCAGTGTATTAGGACACCTAATGAGGCATCAGCGGATTCATATAGGGGAGAGTGGGGTCGCGCAGTAG
- the LOC111833225 gene encoding uncharacterized protein isoform X4, producing the protein MSESLQRGQQTVNMTGYRRGRNLRSTPKILYTEGEELRDDDYLYCEDCQSSFTEQCEVHGPPVFISDSSAVMGVPGRALLTLPPGLEVRSSSIPGAGQGVFNQGQTVPRGVHYGPYEGEVTDREQAIDSGYSWVVYKGKQCETYIDARRESHSNWMRYVNCARDEEEQNLVAFQHKGNILYRCCKPIAPRQELLVWYGEDYAKDQGITFDNWWSNKCSSEARRAVESYQGFPCSQCPFSFTVEVYLQRHIKRSHPEEYVRQLRAGSVNTTQNFSPSAGPSGAQPSRTTLGTLEEAGLDTPTAQQEFQTKRIDIKSSREIHQQTHTGQRPHQCSQCGKTFIRLGHLKIHQRIHTGERPYHCSQCGKSFSQSVNLKRHQRIHAGERPYKCSQCGKTFGHIGHLKRHQRIHTGERPYQCTQCEKSFSQLVNLKTHQRIHTGQRPYQCSQCGKSFTKLGTLKRHQRIHTGEKPYQCSQCGKSFSESATLKKHQRIHTGERPYKCSQCEKSFSQLVNLKTHQRIHTGERPYKCSQCGHSFSELGGLKTHQRIHTGERPYQCSQCGKSFSHLGDLKKHQRIHTEEKPYHCSQCGKKFMHLRPLKTHQLTHTGERPYLCSQCGKNFSRLENLKTHQQIHTGERPYLCSQCGKSFSHLANLKTHQRIHTGERPYLCSQCGMSFSRLANLKKHQRIHTGERPFQCSQCGNCFSVLGHLMRHQRIHIGESGVAQ; encoded by the exons ATGTCAGAGAGCCTGCAACGTGGGCAGCAGACTGTGAACATGACCGGCTACAGACGTGGTCGTAATCTGCGCAGCACACCGAAGATACTCTACACTGAGGGAGAGGAGCTCAGAGATGATGATTACCTCT ATTGTGAGGATTGCCAGTCCTCCTTCACTGAGCAGTGTGAGGTCCATGGTCCTCCTGTCTTCATCTCTGACTCTTCTGCAGTCATGGGGGTCCCCGGCAGGGCCCTCCTTACCCTACCCCCTGGTTTAGAGGTTCGGTCATCCAGCATCCCTGGGGCAGGCCAAGGGGTGTTTAACCAGGGGCAGACTGTACCCAGAGGAGTGCATTACGGTCCCTATGAAGGAGAAGTCACGGACAGAGAGCAGGCCATTGACAGCGGCTACTCCTGGGTG GTTTACAAGGGCAAACAGTGTGAGACATACATTGATGCCAGGAGAGAATCACACTCCAACTGGATGAG GTATGTGAACTGTGCCCGTGATGAGGAGGAGCAGAACCTGGTGGCCTTCCAGCACAAAGGGAACATCTTATATCGCTGCTGCAAGCCCATTGCCCCCAGGCAGGAGCTCCTGGTATGGTACGGGGAAGATTATGCCAAGGACCAGGGCATCACCTTTGACAACTGGTGGAGTAACAAGTGCTCTTCAGAAG CAAGGAGAGCGGTGGAATCCTACCAAGGATTCCCATGTTCTCAGTGTCCCTTCTCCTTCACAGTGGAGGTTTACCTGCAGAGACACATCAAAAGATCTCACCCTGAGGAGTATGTCAGACAGCTGAGGGCTGGATCTGTCAATACAACCCAGAATTTCTCACCTTCTGCTGGCCCCAGTGGGGCTCAGCCCAGTAGAACCACACTCGGTACCCTGGAAGAAGCAGGTTTAGACACTCCGACAGCTCAACAGGAATTCCAGACCAAAAGGATCGATATAAAGAGCAGTCGTGAAATACACCAGCAGACTCACACAGGGCAGAGGCCccaccagtgctcccagtgtgggaagaccTTCATTCGACTAGGACACCTAAAAATACACCAGCGGATTCATACAGGGGAAAGGCCCTACCactgctcccagtgtgggaagagcttcagtcagtCAGTAAACCTAAAGAGACACCAGCGGATTCATGCAGGAGAGCGACCCTACAAGTGCTCTCAGTGTGGGAAGACCTTTGGTCATATAGGACACCTAAAGAGACACCAGcgaattcacacaggggagaggccctaccagtgcacCCAGTGTGAGAAGAGTTTCAGTCAGTTGGTTAACCTAAAGACACACCAACGGATTCACACAGGgcagaggccctaccagtgctctcagtgtgggaagagcttcactAAATTAGGAACCCTAAAAAGACACCAACGGATTCATACGGGGGAAAaaccctaccagtgctcccagtgtgggaagagcttcagtgaGTCTGCAACCCTAAAGAAACATCaacggattcacacaggggagcgACCCTACAAGTGTTCCCAGTGtgagaagagcttcagtcaaTTAGTAAACCTAAAGACACACCAGCgcattcacacaggggagagaccCTACAAGTGCTCTCAGTGTGGGCACAGCTTCAGTGAATTAGGAGGCCTAAAGAcgcaccagcggattcacacaggggagaggccttaccagtgctcccagtgtgggaagagtttTAGTCATTTAGGAGACCtaaagaaacaccagaggaTTCACACAGAGGAAAAGCCCTACcattgctcccagtgtgggaagaaaTTCATGCATTTAAGACCCCTAAAGACACACCAGTTgactcacacaggggagaggccttacctgtgttcccagtgtgggaagaacTTCAGCCGACTAGAAAACCTAAAGACACaccagcagattcacacaggggagaggccttacctgtgctcccagtgtgggaagagcttcagtcactTAGCAAACCTAAAGACACACCAGCGCATTCACACTGGGGAGAGGCCTTAcctgtgctcccagtgtgggatgAGCTTCAGTCGATTAGCAAATCTAAAGaaacaccagcggattcacacaggggagaggcccttcCAGTGTTCCCAGTGTGGGAACTGCTTCAGTGTATTAGGACACCTAATGAGGCATCAGCGGATTCATATAGGGGAGAGTGGGGTCGCGCAGTAG
- the LOC111833225 gene encoding uncharacterized protein isoform X3, with amino-acid sequence MECQWKTKGAELQDVTEEKLTGSLLLRSTDGSHSRRCKLSVKPPNPGMSESLQRGQQTVNMTGYRRGRNLRSTPKILYTEGEELRDDDYLYCEDCQSSFTEQCEVHGPPVFISDSSAVMGVPGRALLTLPPGLEVRSSSIPGAGQGVFNQGQTVPRGVHYGPYEGEVTDREQAIDSGYSWVVYKGKQCETYIDARRESHSNWMRYVNCARDEEEQNLVAFQHKGNILYRCCKPIAPRQELLVWYGEDYAKDQGITFDNWWSNKCSSEARRAVESYQGFPCSQCPFSFTVEVYLQRHIKRSHPEEYVRQLRAGSVNTTQNFSPSAGPSGAQPSRTTLGTLEEAGLDTPTAQQEFQTKRIDIKSSREIHQQTHTGQRPHQCSQCGKTFIRLGHLKIHQRIHTGERPYHCSQCGKSFSQSVNLKRHQRIHAGERPYKCSQCGKTFGHIGHLKRHQRIHTGERPYQCTQCEKSFSQLVNLKTHQRIHTGQRPYQCSQCGKSFTKLGTLKRHQRIHTGEKPYQCSQCGKSFSESATLKKHQRIHTGERPYKCSQCEKSFSQLVNLKTHQRIHTGERPYKCSQCGHSFSELGGLKTHQRIHTGERPYQCSQCGKSFSHLGDLKKHQRIHTEEKPYHCSQCGKKFMHLRPLKTHQLTHTGERPYLCSQCGKNFSRLENLKTHQQIHTGERPYLCSQCGKSFSHLANLKTHQRIHTGERPYLCSQCGMSFSRLANLKKHQRIHTGERPFQCSQCGNCFSVLGHLMRHQRIHIGESGVAQ; translated from the exons ATGGAGTGCCA ATGGAAGACGAAGGGTGCAGAGTTGCAGGATGTGACTGAGGAGAAGCTGACTGGTTCTCTTCTGTTGAGAAGCACTGATGGGAGTCATAGTAGGAGATGCAAGCTGAGTGTGAAACCTCCAAACCCAG GTATGTCAGAGAGCCTGCAACGTGGGCAGCAGACTGTGAACATGACCGGCTACAGACGTGGTCGTAATCTGCGCAGCACACCGAAGATACTCTACACTGAGGGAGAGGAGCTCAGAGATGATGATTACCTCT ATTGTGAGGATTGCCAGTCCTCCTTCACTGAGCAGTGTGAGGTCCATGGTCCTCCTGTCTTCATCTCTGACTCTTCTGCAGTCATGGGGGTCCCCGGCAGGGCCCTCCTTACCCTACCCCCTGGTTTAGAGGTTCGGTCATCCAGCATCCCTGGGGCAGGCCAAGGGGTGTTTAACCAGGGGCAGACTGTACCCAGAGGAGTGCATTACGGTCCCTATGAAGGAGAAGTCACGGACAGAGAGCAGGCCATTGACAGCGGCTACTCCTGGGTG GTTTACAAGGGCAAACAGTGTGAGACATACATTGATGCCAGGAGAGAATCACACTCCAACTGGATGAG GTATGTGAACTGTGCCCGTGATGAGGAGGAGCAGAACCTGGTGGCCTTCCAGCACAAAGGGAACATCTTATATCGCTGCTGCAAGCCCATTGCCCCCAGGCAGGAGCTCCTGGTATGGTACGGGGAAGATTATGCCAAGGACCAGGGCATCACCTTTGACAACTGGTGGAGTAACAAGTGCTCTTCAGAAG CAAGGAGAGCGGTGGAATCCTACCAAGGATTCCCATGTTCTCAGTGTCCCTTCTCCTTCACAGTGGAGGTTTACCTGCAGAGACACATCAAAAGATCTCACCCTGAGGAGTATGTCAGACAGCTGAGGGCTGGATCTGTCAATACAACCCAGAATTTCTCACCTTCTGCTGGCCCCAGTGGGGCTCAGCCCAGTAGAACCACACTCGGTACCCTGGAAGAAGCAGGTTTAGACACTCCGACAGCTCAACAGGAATTCCAGACCAAAAGGATCGATATAAAGAGCAGTCGTGAAATACACCAGCAGACTCACACAGGGCAGAGGCCccaccagtgctcccagtgtgggaagaccTTCATTCGACTAGGACACCTAAAAATACACCAGCGGATTCATACAGGGGAAAGGCCCTACCactgctcccagtgtgggaagagcttcagtcagtCAGTAAACCTAAAGAGACACCAGCGGATTCATGCAGGAGAGCGACCCTACAAGTGCTCTCAGTGTGGGAAGACCTTTGGTCATATAGGACACCTAAAGAGACACCAGcgaattcacacaggggagaggccctaccagtgcacCCAGTGTGAGAAGAGTTTCAGTCAGTTGGTTAACCTAAAGACACACCAACGGATTCACACAGGgcagaggccctaccagtgctctcagtgtgggaagagcttcactAAATTAGGAACCCTAAAAAGACACCAACGGATTCATACGGGGGAAAaaccctaccagtgctcccagtgtgggaagagcttcagtgaGTCTGCAACCCTAAAGAAACATCaacggattcacacaggggagcgACCCTACAAGTGTTCCCAGTGtgagaagagcttcagtcaaTTAGTAAACCTAAAGACACACCAGCgcattcacacaggggagagaccCTACAAGTGCTCTCAGTGTGGGCACAGCTTCAGTGAATTAGGAGGCCTAAAGAcgcaccagcggattcacacaggggagaggccttaccagtgctcccagtgtgggaagagtttTAGTCATTTAGGAGACCtaaagaaacaccagaggaTTCACACAGAGGAAAAGCCCTACcattgctcccagtgtgggaagaaaTTCATGCATTTAAGACCCCTAAAGACACACCAGTTgactcacacaggggagaggccttacctgtgttcccagtgtgggaagaacTTCAGCCGACTAGAAAACCTAAAGACACaccagcagattcacacaggggagaggccttacctgtgctcccagtgtgggaagagcttcagtcactTAGCAAACCTAAAGACACACCAGCGCATTCACACTGGGGAGAGGCCTTAcctgtgctcccagtgtgggatgAGCTTCAGTCGATTAGCAAATCTAAAGaaacaccagcggattcacacaggggagaggcccttcCAGTGTTCCCAGTGTGGGAACTGCTTCAGTGTATTAGGACACCTAATGAGGCATCAGCGGATTCATATAGGGGAGAGTGGGGTCGCGCAGTAG